From the genome of Candidatus Nitrosocosmicus oleophilus, one region includes:
- a CDS encoding iron-containing alcohol dehydrogenase, whose protein sequence is MKKTFQGNVWKILIPKKIAYGENAAKEFDYPENALIITTTEPKIYEKWIEYMGIKNYHIYDKVTPDPAVETIETIKNEFDGKNVSCYIGLGGGSSLDVCKYLSKMTGVPKILIPTTFGTGAEMTTYAVISFDHKKKLLQDEAFLADAAIIDPYFLPGTPFNIMRNSACDAAAQASEGYDSKLANPLTKLFCKEAFDILEDAIINDKPDLLPYGAMLSGIGFGNSSTTLGHALSYVFSNEGVPHGYSLSSCTTVAHKFNNSIYSDRFKKICQKLKFEPLKLNQPLDAAADVIMPDRGHLDNNPKEVTKQDIIKCLDEIVNSNPLA, encoded by the coding sequence TTGAAAAAAACATTTCAGGGTAATGTGTGGAAGATTTTAATTCCAAAAAAAATCGCATATGGCGAAAATGCCGCAAAGGAATTTGATTACCCTGAAAATGCATTAATAATAACAACAACAGAGCCCAAGATTTATGAAAAATGGATAGAGTATATGGGAATAAAAAATTATCACATTTATGATAAAGTTACTCCTGATCCAGCTGTTGAAACAATTGAAACCATAAAAAATGAGTTTGATGGAAAAAATGTATCTTGTTACATAGGGTTAGGCGGTGGTAGCTCGCTTGATGTGTGTAAATACTTGAGCAAAATGACTGGTGTCCCAAAAATTCTAATACCTACTACATTTGGAACTGGTGCCGAAATGACTACTTACGCTGTAATCAGTTTTGATCACAAAAAGAAACTATTGCAGGATGAGGCTTTCTTGGCCGACGCCGCTATTATCGATCCATACTTTTTGCCTGGGACTCCATTTAATATCATGCGTAATTCTGCATGTGATGCTGCAGCACAGGCTTCTGAGGGATATGATAGCAAGTTGGCAAATCCTCTAACAAAACTATTTTGTAAGGAGGCATTTGATATTCTGGAAGACGCTATAATCAACGACAAGCCCGACTTATTGCCTTATGGGGCAATGCTTTCAGGAATAGGTTTCGGCAACTCATCAACTACCCTTGGGCACGCCTTATCTTACGTTTTTTCCAATGAGGGAGTGCCACACGGATATTCTTTATCTTCATGCACAACCGTAGCACACAAGTTTAACAATTCTATCTATTCTGATAGATTCAAGAAAATATGTCAAAAACTAAAATTTGAGCCCTTAAAGCTTAATCAACCTCTGGATGCCGCAGCGGATGTTATCATGCCTGATAGGGGGCATTTAGATAACAATCCGAAAGAAGTTACAAAACAGGACATTATAAAATGTCTAGATGAGATTGTAAATAGTAATCCACTTGCTTAA
- a CDS encoding SRPBCC family protein: MTTISKSMDIAAPLSEVFTYFARPEHMADQFPENMGLNVIPLEVKNGFGVGTIFRISGDFDGKKLEWDCETIDYIPHKKIVAKMIEGPFKHWQITVDFDELGEKKTKTTLTVEYDMPMGPLGGLIDKVKLKKIAERGMENGLYRVKALLEGTGSIPVYITLEAYRKVLKEKERLKCSVSEAIVDIINQNQQQATAAKPIP, encoded by the coding sequence ATGACTACCATTAGTAAGAGTATGGATATTGCTGCTCCATTGAGCGAAGTTTTCACTTATTTTGCAAGGCCTGAACATATGGCAGATCAATTTCCAGAAAATATGGGTCTAAACGTAATTCCATTAGAAGTTAAAAACGGGTTTGGAGTAGGTACAATTTTTAGAATTAGCGGTGATTTTGATGGCAAAAAATTGGAATGGGATTGTGAAACAATTGATTACATTCCACATAAAAAAATAGTCGCAAAAATGATTGAGGGGCCATTTAAACACTGGCAGATTACTGTTGATTTTGATGAATTAGGAGAGAAAAAAACAAAGACAACATTGACAGTAGAGTATGATATGCCCATGGGACCTCTTGGAGGCCTAATTGATAAGGTTAAACTAAAGAAAATAGCTGAAAGGGGTATGGAAAATGGCTTGTACAGAGTTAAAGCATTGTTGGAGGGCACAGGTTCTATTCCGGTCTATATCACTCTAGAAGCCTATAGAAAGGTATTAAAGGAGAAAGAGAGGCTGAAATGCTCAGTTTCTGAGGCAATTGTTGATATAATCAATCAAAATCAACAACAAGCTACAGCCGCCAAACCAATACCATAA
- a CDS encoding PepSY domain-containing protein — translation MNQNNSLFVAPFAALFSLLLLFSTIAGVYAQTSSNTTNGQTSHNPIGMPMNDDMSMGSYEAKQQDNNLTSSISIFQPIINAFKSMIKVDINDAITTARGAVGDNATTIAAFLHPEKHYIVYTVIVLDSSGTPHKVLVDPGNGNLLKDEKTSFMKLMMLVHGGKGGMMGQGNMMGPEMGMMGQGNMMGPEMGMMGQGNMMGPEMGMMGQGNMMGHGDAENSWD, via the coding sequence ATGAATCAGAATAATTCATTATTTGTAGCGCCATTCGCTGCGCTGTTTAGTTTACTTTTACTTTTTTCCACAATAGCAGGCGTCTATGCACAAACTTCAAGTAATACGACAAATGGTCAGACATCTCACAACCCTATTGGGATGCCAATGAATGACGATATGTCTATGGGATCCTATGAGGCTAAACAACAGGATAACAACTTAACGAGCTCTATATCTATTTTTCAGCCAATAATTAATGCATTCAAATCCATGATTAAGGTAGATATCAATGATGCGATCACAACCGCTCGAGGAGCAGTTGGCGATAACGCTACTACAATAGCTGCATTCTTACATCCAGAAAAACATTACATAGTTTATACAGTGATTGTACTTGACTCTAGTGGAACACCACACAAGGTCTTAGTCGATCCAGGTAACGGCAATTTGTTGAAGGACGAGAAAACATCATTTATGAAATTGATGATGTTAGTCCACGGCGGTAAAGGTGGCATGATGGGTCAAGGTAATATGATGGGTCCAGAGATGGGCATGATGGGTCAAGGTAATATGATGGGTCCAGAGATGGGCATGATGGGTCAAGGTAATATGATGGGTCCAGAGATGGGCATGATGGGTCAAGGTAATATGATGGGTCATGGTGATGCCGAAAATTCATGGGATTAG
- a CDS encoding class I SAM-dependent methyltransferase, producing MSKVWDKIYESDSAFFGDEPSHFATLCLREMKTNNVKKLLELGAGQGRDSIFFASNGIQVAALDYSNAGIEIILNKTKKEKKGLQVNSKTFDIRNALPFPNNYFDAVYSHMFLNMKFSQDELNFIISEIRRVLKDGGFNFFSVRNNHDNFYRKGMEIEKGIYDINGFEIRFFTEKDIQDLLGGHFQLLWIKEMSEDPVTLYLICYKKNL from the coding sequence ATGAGTAAAGTTTGGGATAAAATATATGAATCCGATAGCGCATTTTTTGGTGATGAACCTAGCCATTTTGCAACCCTTTGTTTAAGAGAAATGAAAACAAATAATGTAAAAAAATTGTTAGAATTAGGTGCAGGTCAAGGTAGAGATTCAATATTTTTCGCCTCAAATGGGATTCAGGTCGCGGCATTAGATTATTCAAACGCTGGGATTGAAATAATACTCAATAAGACAAAAAAAGAAAAAAAAGGATTGCAAGTTAATTCAAAAACGTTTGATATAAGGAATGCACTTCCATTTCCAAATAATTATTTTGATGCAGTATACTCTCATATGTTCCTTAATATGAAGTTCTCACAGGATGAACTCAATTTTATTATTTCAGAAATAAGAAGAGTATTAAAAGATGGAGGGTTTAACTTTTTTTCAGTCAGAAATAATCATGACAATTTTTACAGGAAGGGGATGGAAATTGAAAAAGGTATTTATGATATAAACGGTTTTGAAATTCGTTTCTTTACGGAAAAGGATATTCAGGATTTACTCGGAGGACATTTTCAATTACTTTGGATAAAGGAAATGTCTGAAGATCCAGTTACCCTTTATCTAATATGTTATAAGAAGAATCTCTAA
- a CDS encoding sporulation protein Cse60: MTRVKIYHNQQLSDLEKNINEFLKKEEVRRLIDVKFIANSQNDVENYAALILYEENMNPDKEDPQIYE; the protein is encoded by the coding sequence ATGACAAGAGTAAAGATCTATCATAACCAGCAGCTGTCAGACCTTGAAAAAAATATCAATGAATTTCTAAAAAAGGAAGAAGTAAGAAGGTTGATTGATGTTAAGTTTATCGCCAATAGTCAAAATGATGTTGAGAATTATGCGGCTTTGATTCTTTATGAAGAAAATATGAACCCAGATAAAGAAGATCCTCAAATATATGAATAA
- a CDS encoding cupredoxin domain-containing protein, with the protein MNSINKNSSIHLFLAIVGTLGLLIPASYSLNNEVNAQLNISSSDDGGNLQPNISAESIFNTKTMTLGNNIKNLVILIPNEGHHAAGEDSEARFLDQHFVAENAVVNTGTTVQWFNGDAGHERTIDVKDDTGNSVFNTGEIVDSQASTPFTFSNPGVYNYEAEGDPGVTMTGSVTVGNIQSSVTPSSASTSNSNSSGIDTVGILMVPTQNIDDYIQQITSAGITVDNTYDFKDLRGGQEGTGDIQTLIVWTTGGKDLIQTLSFLSGLSSDLPYS; encoded by the coding sequence ATGAATAGTATAAATAAAAATTCAAGTATTCATCTATTTTTAGCAATAGTTGGTACACTGGGATTGTTAATTCCCGCATCTTACTCATTGAATAATGAGGTTAATGCTCAACTAAATATATCCAGTAGTGATGATGGCGGCAATCTCCAGCCAAATATTAGTGCAGAAAGCATTTTCAACACAAAGACAATGACTTTGGGTAATAATATAAAAAACCTTGTTATCCTTATTCCTAATGAAGGTCATCATGCTGCTGGCGAAGATAGTGAAGCAAGGTTTTTGGACCAACATTTTGTAGCCGAAAATGCAGTAGTTAACACAGGTACTACCGTTCAATGGTTTAACGGCGATGCAGGTCATGAACGCACTATAGATGTTAAAGATGATACTGGTAATAGTGTATTTAATACCGGAGAAATCGTTGATAGTCAAGCATCTACTCCATTTACTTTTAGTAATCCAGGTGTGTATAACTATGAAGCAGAAGGTGACCCAGGTGTAACAATGACAGGTTCCGTAACAGTTGGAAATATTCAATCATCAGTAACACCGTCTAGCGCATCTACCTCAAATTCAAATTCAAGTGGTATTGATACCGTAGGAATTTTAATGGTTCCAACACAAAATATTGATGATTATATTCAACAAATAACTAGTGCAGGAATTACAGTCGATAATACCTATGACTTTAAAGACCTGAGAGGTGGGCAAGAAGGAACAGGAGATATACAAACATTAATTGTATGGACTACAGGTGGCAAAGATTTAATCCAAACACTTTCATTCTTAAGCGGGCTCTCATCTGATTTGCCATATAGTTGA
- a CDS encoding MBL fold metallo-hydrolase codes for MHSIDGLDHPIPTVGMVSYLIEEGPRDYTLIDTCFTCSIPTFESYLSNAGIDIKDINRIVLTHLHPDHIEAANEVKRKTGAKIYSHWIESTYLSHELQYNGPPDKDAFEHVLKLMGTSIDKVTKKFGNINIGPIVTNELLKDGDMIANTLQVIHTPGHTPGHISLYDRERRILIGGDVLFNSILNTDGLFVPPSAVTKDWETSIVSARRLLNLKVEKLLLAHQSTPILENAQRMIEKAVSVAITDKNAIAK; via the coding sequence GTGCATTCAATAGACGGATTGGACCATCCGATACCAACTGTAGGTATGGTGTCATATCTTATTGAAGAGGGTCCAAGAGACTATACCCTTATAGACACATGTTTTACTTGTAGTATTCCAACGTTTGAGTCCTATTTGTCGAATGCAGGTATTGATATCAAAGACATAAATCGCATTGTTCTAACACATTTGCATCCGGACCATATTGAGGCCGCCAATGAAGTAAAGAGAAAGACGGGTGCCAAAATTTATTCACATTGGATAGAGTCCACATACTTGTCACATGAACTGCAATATAATGGTCCACCTGATAAGGATGCCTTTGAACATGTTTTGAAGTTGATGGGAACTAGTATTGATAAAGTAACAAAAAAATTTGGAAACATAAACATCGGCCCAATTGTCACTAATGAACTTTTGAAAGATGGCGACATGATAGCAAACACCCTGCAAGTTATCCATACACCTGGACATACTCCAGGTCATATATCCCTGTATGACCGAGAACGTCGAATTCTCATTGGTGGAGATGTTCTTTTTAATTCTATTTTAAATACTGACGGACTATTTGTTCCTCCATCTGCAGTAACAAAGGATTGGGAAACTTCCATTGTATCTGCAAGGAGACTTTTGAATCTCAAGGTTGAAAAATTGTTGTTAGCGCACCAGTCAACACCTATACTTGAGAATGCTCAACGGATGATAGAAAAAGCTGTGTCTGTTGCCATTACAGATAAGAATGCGATAGCAAAATAA